Genomic DNA from Pseudomonas fluorescens:
TCGATTCTCGACAAGGCGCTGTTGAGCATTTCTCCCGAAGAGATGGACGAGCTGACCAACCGCTGGCGCAGTGAGGTGGTGATCGACGACAGTTACTGGCTGCGCAACCGCGCCACGATTCTCCAGGGGTTCACCGTCGCTGCGCTGCTATTGCTGGTGACCTTGGGCTGGGTCGTTTACTTGCGGCGCCTGCTGGAGCAATTGCGCGTCGCCAAGGAAAGCGCTGACGACGCCAACCGGGCCAAGACCACCTTCGTGGCGACCATGAGCCATGAGATCCGCACACCGATGAACGCGGTGATCGGCCTGCTGGAACTGGCCCTGAAAAAAGCCGATCAAGGCATCGTGGACCGGGTCGCCATCGAGGTCGCATCGGGGGCCGCCCATGGCATGCTGGACTTGATCGGCGACATCCTCGACATCGCCCGCATCGAGTCGGGCAAGCTGTCGCTGGCGCCACAACGGGCCAATCTGCACGAATTGACCGAGTCGGTGGCGCGGATTTTCGAGGGCCTGGCCCGGCAGAAACACCTGCGCCTGCAACGGGTGCAGGACACCGGGGTCAACCATGACGTGTTGATCGACCCGTTGCGCTTCAAGCAGATCGTCTCGAACCTGTTGAGCAACGCCATCAAGTTCACCGACCAAGGCGAGGTGCGCCTGAGTGTGCGCGGCGAGCCGGACATTGAACACAGGCGCCTGGGCATTTGCCTGCGAGTCGAGGACACCGGCTGCGGGATTTCGCCTGAGGACCAGCGCCGCCTCTTCAGCCCCTTTACCCAGGCCAGCCACACGACCCAGTCGGCCCGCAGCGGTTCCGGGCTGGGGCTGGTCATCAGCCGCACCTTGTGCGAAATGATGGGCGGCACCCTGACGTTGCGCAGCGTGGCGGGGGCGGGCACGCAGGTCGAGATCCTACTGGACCTGCCCCTGCTCGACGCCTTGCCGACCTCGCCGCCTGTCGAGGCTGAGGCGCTGGTGCCGGGCCGGGCGCTGAGTATCCTGGTGGTCGATGACTACCCGGCCAATCGCTTGCTGCTGTCCCAGCAACTGGGCTACCTGGGCCATCGTGTCCAGGAGGCGCAGAACGGTGTCGAAGGCCTGCACGCCTGGCGCAGCGAGCACTTCGATGTGGTCATCACCGATTGCAACATGCCCTTGATGAGCGGCTACGAACTTGCGCGGGCCATTCGCGACGAAGAGCATGCGCAAAACCTGTCGCCCGGGGTGATCCTGGGGTTCACGGCCAACGCCCAGCCTGAGGAAAAGGACCGCTGCGCCGAGGCCGGGATGGACGATTGCCTGTTCAAACCCATCAGCCTTCGGGCGCTCAATGCGTGCCTGGTTTCGGTCACGCCGGACGTGGGGGCGCCTCAGCCCGACGATGGCATCGACTTGACCAGCCTGGAACAACTGACCGGTGGCGACACGACCGCCATCAGGGCACTGCTGGAGGAACTGGTCAGCAGCAATGCCGACGATCAGGCGCGACTGTTGCACTTGTCCAGCCGACAAGACTTGCCGGGCCTGGCGGACCTGGCGCACCGGATCAAGGGTGGGGCGCGGATCGTCCAGGCGCAACGGCTGATCGCCGCCTGCGAGGCGCTGGAAAGCGCTTGTCGGGGCGGCGATACGTTGCTGCTCGCCCAAGCCGTGGAAGATATTCGCCAAGCCATCGAGCACGTGGCGGAGCAACTGAAGACCTAACAAGGGCTTCGTCTGGCTTCATTTTGGGAATAATCCTACATCGTCTTTCAAGCGCTTCCTCTAGCCTGACGGCCTTTAATGTTCTGAGCCGGTTTCTACCTGGCGCGTTGCTATTGGAAAGCTTGCCATGCCGAACAAAGCACTCCGTATCCTGATTGCCGACCCACACCATGCTCATCGAATCGTGCTGGAGCGCCTGTTCAATCAACAGGGCTATTTCCGGATTGTCCCCGTCAGCCATGTGCAAGAGTTGCTGACGCTGGTGGAGTACGGCAGCGAGCCCTTCGACCTGATCGTCGTCAATGCCGGGCTGACCAGCGGGGCGTTGGACTTGCACGATTTTGTTATCTATAACCCACAGGTTCGTCACGGGATGATTTACAACGCGCAACCGGCCAG
This window encodes:
- a CDS encoding response regulator; its protein translation is MPNKALRILIADPHHAHRIVLERLFNQQGYFRIVPVSHVQELLTLVEYGSEPFDLIVVNAGLTSGALDLHDFVIYNPQVRHGMIYNAQPASLSPVPVARRSSMHLSQAPLPDLVSLRRLMEQVDPQVRESLQPWTHALRQGHGR
- a CDS encoding transporter substrate-binding domain-containing protein, whose product is MMLLLRTGLVALLLGSLSVVPPVDAAPEALRVLGRSNVSDYSVSLDDADWTWLRQKGALQLGASAPDYAPFSITGNGRDYEGLTADYAQLLGQLLHIKVQVQRYPSRAESIQALRGGEIDMLGTANGFEAADRDLAMSQAYADDLPTLVARINDSQDLPSDLAGKRVAMLYHYLPPETVEAFYPEASLQLFPSTLSAIGAVAFGQADVYLGDSISSNYLISKNYLNNIQLADFSRMEVQPFAFAVSRDNVRLLRIINAALQAIPASEQMSILRRWSAGGASMPGQQALHFSVKEQRWLDAHPRIKVAANENFLPLTFFDEQGHLHGIGADVLARISLRTGLKFDVQRGDSVDDLIGQIKSGKADVLATAIPSTELEDELRFTRPYLTNPFVLVVPARAKGPLTLDQMAGKRLALVRGNVLREFLLEQFPRVQLVTAQNTADAMAMVAAGRADAAVNPLISARYMISRQYRDTLQVTSTVGTLPARVALATNRGALELYSILDKALLSISPEEMDELTNRWRSEVVIDDSYWLRNRATILQGFTVAALLLLVTLGWVVYLRRLLEQLRVAKESADDANRAKTTFVATMSHEIRTPMNAVIGLLELALKKADQGIVDRVAIEVASGAAHGMLDLIGDILDIARIESGKLSLAPQRANLHELTESVARIFEGLARQKHLRLQRVQDTGVNHDVLIDPLRFKQIVSNLLSNAIKFTDQGEVRLSVRGEPDIEHRRLGICLRVEDTGCGISPEDQRRLFSPFTQASHTTQSARSGSGLGLVISRTLCEMMGGTLTLRSVAGAGTQVEILLDLPLLDALPTSPPVEAEALVPGRALSILVVDDYPANRLLLSQQLGYLGHRVQEAQNGVEGLHAWRSEHFDVVITDCNMPLMSGYELARAIRDEEHAQNLSPGVILGFTANAQPEEKDRCAEAGMDDCLFKPISLRALNACLVSVTPDVGAPQPDDGIDLTSLEQLTGGDTTAIRALLEELVSSNADDQARLLHLSSRQDLPGLADLAHRIKGGARIVQAQRLIAACEALESACRGGDTLLLAQAVEDIRQAIEHVAEQLKT